The following are from one region of the Abiotrophia defectiva ATCC 49176 genome:
- a CDS encoding PTS system mannose/fructose/sorbose family transporter subunit IID — MTEQKKHLTKSDRFKVMLRSQFLQGSWNYERMQNGGWAYSLIPALKKLYPQRDEASAALKRHLEFFNTHPYIAAPILGVTLALEEERANGVPIDDAAIQGVKVGMMGPLAGIGDPVFWFTVRPILGAIAASLATGGSILAPLFFFVVWNAIRVGFLWYTQEFGYAKGSEITNDLSGGILQTLTKGASILGMFVMGILVPRWTTIKFAPVVSNVPLAEDAYIHFPKGAVDGGTLQNILGQLSNRSLTPNKVTTLQDNLNMLVPGLAAVLLTFLCMWLLKKKVSPILIIFGLFAAGIIGYVLGIFAP; from the coding sequence ATGACTGAACAAAAGAAACACTTAACGAAATCCGATCGTTTTAAGGTAATGTTGCGTTCCCAATTCCTCCAAGGGTCTTGGAACTATGAACGGATGCAAAACGGTGGTTGGGCTTATTCCTTGATTCCAGCCCTCAAAAAATTGTACCCACAACGTGATGAGGCTTCTGCAGCCCTCAAACGTCACCTTGAATTCTTCAACACTCACCCATACATTGCGGCTCCAATCTTAGGGGTAACCTTGGCTCTGGAAGAAGAAAGAGCTAATGGTGTGCCAATTGATGACGCAGCTATTCAAGGGGTTAAAGTTGGGATGATGGGGCCTTTGGCCGGTATTGGTGACCCAGTCTTCTGGTTCACCGTTCGCCCAATCCTTGGGGCGATTGCTGCCTCTTTGGCAACTGGTGGCTCTATCTTAGCACCACTCTTCTTCTTTGTAGTATGGAATGCGATTCGTGTAGGATTCCTCTGGTATACGCAAGAATTTGGTTATGCTAAAGGTTCTGAAATCACTAACGACTTGTCAGGTGGTATCTTACAGACTTTAACCAAGGGGGCATCTATTTTAGGGATGTTCGTTATGGGGATTCTGGTTCCACGATGGACAACCATTAAGTTTGCACCTGTGGTGTCGAACGTACCATTGGCTGAGGATGCCTATATTCACTTCCCTAAAGGGGCAGTGGATGGTGGAACCCTACAAAACATCTTGGGACAATTGAGCAACCGATCACTGACTCCAAATAAAGTGACGACCTTGCAAGACAACCTCAATATGTTAGTGCCAGGCTTGGCAGCTGTTCTCTTGACCTTCCTCTGTATGTGGTTACTCAAGAAGAAAGTTAGCCCAATCCTCATTATCTTCGGTCTCTTTGCTGCCGGGATTATTGGTTATGTTTTAGGTATCTTTGCTCCTTAA
- a CDS encoding transglycosylase domain-containing protein, whose amino-acid sequence MTLDDDKKKVSEQSDQHYYDVSFDIAPDKEDSRGHSTPPSNEATSKPSRWDNFYEDYSRRQAQARQESAESNDQASTSTNKGQSETSQTTESSSSQGQQDQDSWHYQPKSDEKTVMAQSSEFIDRSVKRVRDFFSNFNPSIDEANPYKQTNQVSDQDFQSHLFQEETEKDPASPAKEKAKKKKVVKPSEPKAKPELAQQSESSLETSGSSEFSDKGPRRRRLFAGMASRDHYDQNSEEEASTDLGLAGPVNMPDLSAESSASSKPASRVYQPRIELAQDSAASQPLPSPADIQKERERRRSFDLEQETSNELREESEPVASSDKKEVSRVYQPLDADLLTPSRDLTKEDQVAELKSPAPTESVASSNDHSTELESNTSHPADSLGSSEGQEEGPHLSSRGRARLSSLLSIFDNITPIKVPNQAPAVDDSSQGREAEHLEQSARGSSYQEPDLVSQDRLEIESEPEQAPVSSSHPDEPNHLDQEVDDLSIEPTSSQAEVEAEANLNQEKSHDQQSDYEATALVASQENLIPQASEPSEQEPSLAEENSEQHESDHSDSDSRSDDYDLAWTAKTSKLTSLDPDYFDQTQASELEPERSHDVEEWAQNQDSEPESDDHAPAALDLAAAGLGASQDSERKRRKTKGKGKSKAKVIDLSNYTAREKIFLGLNVAVNVVRRIALYIVLIGLLLGSLAAGAGAGYFAHLVSDTKVPNREEMAAKINKLEQQSTIYYANGTPIANVQADVIRSVTSLSDISPNIVNGLVSTEDSSFYEHKGVVPKAILRATLQEVLSPGSGTGGSTLTQQLVKQRLLTNDVTFFRKANEILLALRLEQFFSKDEILTAYLNVSPFGRDHNGDNVAGIEKASEGIFGKKPSEVNLAQAAFLVGLPQDPYNYTPYQQNGELKTDLSAGIGRMKDVLYFMYRNHKISEADYQAALNYDIKADFLPAGSPSVTRQSYLYRAMERGAIEQIMRLNIERDKLTWTQVYQDDNWYNQYYKEAEEQLKTGGYKVYTTIDQQIYDLLQESAKKHINDLGMAYEGVYTDPESGQETSYVEKVQNGMVVMDNNSGKVLGFIAGTDFENNQIDHAFGIRRSPGSTIKPLAVYGPAIQENLINPSTVIPDTEFTQTFEDGTTWSPTNYGNVVSGGAESARVALYKSDNLPAIRVYQEMQKRSVDVMGYLEKMGFNPAASYTPEDIKNLAFAIGGVSSGPTVLEETRAFATFANNGNYHDGYFIDRIEDAAGNVVFQHQSNPTQVFSEDSNYLMIDMLRNTMTEGTGRIAKGYMTMGGDWIAKSGISENSKDVWFIASTPSITIGSWIGYDSRFQNYTININDGYGRESERSQRYWANVVNELYAARPDIFGVDRKFSRPSSVQETDVLQQTGTKPGTMRLDNGGTISITGPIYKDLFKVSHPAPELNYKFLFGATDEELANFWSTYRAQLEEQRRQEDQRRQQESSSSSSSSSSSAANETPGNGNETPGGNNNQNNNQNNTPGQR is encoded by the coding sequence ATGACACTAGACGATGACAAGAAGAAAGTGTCCGAACAATCGGACCAGCATTACTATGATGTCTCTTTTGACATCGCGCCTGATAAAGAGGATTCAAGGGGTCATTCTACCCCGCCTTCGAACGAGGCAACTTCTAAGCCATCACGCTGGGATAATTTCTACGAAGATTATTCCCGCAGACAAGCACAAGCTCGACAAGAGAGCGCTGAAAGTAATGATCAAGCATCTACTTCAACTAACAAAGGCCAGTCCGAGACTAGTCAGACCACTGAGTCAAGCTCTAGTCAAGGTCAGCAGGATCAAGATAGTTGGCATTACCAACCTAAGTCGGATGAAAAGACTGTCATGGCTCAATCTTCCGAGTTCATCGATCGCTCTGTCAAACGCGTCCGTGACTTCTTCTCTAACTTCAATCCAAGTATTGATGAAGCCAACCCTTATAAGCAGACTAACCAAGTGTCCGACCAGGACTTCCAATCTCATCTTTTCCAAGAGGAAACAGAGAAAGACCCAGCTAGTCCAGCCAAGGAAAAAGCTAAGAAGAAGAAAGTTGTTAAACCTTCAGAGCCTAAAGCTAAGCCAGAACTAGCGCAGCAGAGTGAATCAAGCCTAGAGACCTCAGGATCATCCGAGTTTTCTGACAAAGGCCCTCGTCGGCGGCGGCTCTTTGCCGGCATGGCCAGTCGAGATCATTACGACCAAAATTCGGAAGAAGAAGCTAGCACAGACTTAGGCCTAGCTGGACCTGTTAACATGCCAGACTTATCTGCAGAATCTTCTGCTAGTTCTAAGCCTGCTAGTCGCGTTTACCAACCTCGCATTGAGCTCGCCCAGGACAGTGCGGCTAGTCAGCCCCTGCCAAGTCCTGCCGATATCCAAAAGGAACGCGAACGACGTCGCAGTTTTGACCTTGAGCAGGAAACAAGCAATGAGCTCCGAGAAGAAAGCGAGCCAGTTGCAAGTTCAGACAAGAAGGAAGTGTCCCGTGTCTATCAACCTTTAGACGCTGACTTGTTAACACCAAGTAGAGACCTAACTAAAGAAGACCAAGTGGCTGAACTTAAAAGTCCGGCCCCTACTGAGTCAGTCGCTAGCTCAAATGACCACAGCACGGAACTGGAGTCAAACACTTCACATCCAGCAGATTCACTTGGAAGCTCTGAAGGCCAGGAAGAAGGCCCTCACCTTTCATCACGAGGACGTGCCCGACTCAGTTCGCTCTTGTCCATTTTCGATAATATTACACCAATTAAGGTGCCAAACCAGGCCCCTGCTGTAGATGACTCAAGCCAGGGCCGAGAAGCTGAGCACTTAGAACAAAGTGCTAGAGGCTCAAGTTATCAAGAACCTGATCTAGTATCTCAGGATAGACTTGAAATTGAGTCAGAACCCGAACAAGCGCCTGTTTCTTCAAGCCATCCAGATGAGCCAAATCACTTGGATCAAGAAGTGGACGACCTATCTATCGAGCCAACAAGTTCCCAAGCGGAAGTTGAGGCTGAAGCTAACCTTAATCAAGAAAAATCTCATGATCAGCAATCAGATTATGAAGCGACAGCACTTGTTGCTAGTCAAGAAAACTTGATTCCTCAAGCATCTGAACCATCAGAGCAAGAACCAAGCTTAGCTGAGGAGAACTCAGAGCAGCATGAATCAGATCATTCTGATTCAGACTCAAGATCAGACGACTATGACTTGGCTTGGACGGCTAAGACTAGCAAGCTAACTAGCCTAGACCCAGATTACTTTGACCAAACGCAAGCCAGCGAGCTTGAGCCCGAACGAAGCCATGATGTGGAAGAATGGGCTCAAAATCAGGATTCAGAACCTGAATCTGATGACCACGCGCCAGCTGCCCTAGACTTAGCTGCTGCCGGCCTTGGTGCTAGCCAAGATTCAGAACGCAAACGTCGTAAAACCAAAGGAAAAGGTAAATCCAAGGCTAAGGTCATTGACCTGTCTAACTACACTGCCAGAGAAAAGATTTTCTTAGGTCTTAATGTGGCAGTCAATGTAGTTCGCCGCATTGCTCTCTATATCGTCCTGATCGGCTTGCTCTTAGGTTCCTTAGCTGCTGGGGCTGGGGCTGGTTACTTTGCCCACCTAGTCTCTGACACCAAGGTGCCTAATCGTGAAGAAATGGCTGCCAAGATTAACAAGTTGGAACAGCAATCCACCATTTACTATGCTAACGGGACACCGATTGCTAACGTTCAAGCCGATGTCATTCGGTCTGTGACTAGCCTGTCAGATATCTCGCCTAACATCGTCAATGGTCTGGTATCGACTGAGGACTCCTCCTTCTATGAACATAAGGGGGTTGTGCCTAAAGCAATTCTGCGGGCTACCCTGCAGGAAGTCTTGTCACCAGGTAGCGGGACCGGTGGTTCTACCCTGACCCAGCAATTGGTCAAGCAACGTCTCTTAACTAATGATGTCACCTTCTTCCGGAAAGCCAATGAAATTCTCTTGGCCCTCCGTCTGGAGCAATTCTTCAGCAAGGATGAAATCCTCACTGCCTATCTCAACGTGTCACCATTTGGTCGTGACCATAACGGAGATAACGTAGCCGGGATTGAGAAAGCTTCAGAAGGGATTTTTGGTAAAAAGCCTAGCGAGGTCAACCTGGCTCAAGCAGCCTTCTTGGTCGGCTTACCGCAGGACCCTTACAATTACACCCCTTACCAACAAAACGGGGAGCTTAAGACCGACTTATCAGCCGGAATTGGCCGGATGAAGGACGTCCTCTACTTCATGTACCGTAACCATAAAATTAGCGAGGCCGACTACCAAGCCGCTCTCAACTATGATATTAAGGCTGACTTCTTGCCAGCCGGCAGCCCAAGTGTAACGCGCCAATCCTACCTCTACCGAGCAATGGAGCGAGGCGCCATCGAACAAATCATGCGTCTCAATATTGAGCGTGATAAATTAACTTGGACTCAAGTTTATCAAGATGACAACTGGTACAACCAATACTATAAGGAAGCCGAAGAGCAACTTAAGACTGGTGGTTATAAAGTTTACACAACCATTGACCAACAAATCTATGACCTCTTGCAGGAATCCGCTAAGAAACACATTAATGACTTAGGGATGGCCTATGAAGGCGTCTATACTGACCCTGAAAGCGGCCAAGAGACCTCCTATGTTGAGAAGGTTCAAAATGGGATGGTTGTCATGGATAACAACTCCGGTAAAGTCTTAGGCTTTATCGCAGGGACAGATTTTGAGAATAACCAAATCGACCACGCCTTTGGTATTCGTCGTTCCCCTGGTTCGACCATTAAGCCATTGGCCGTCTATGGCCCTGCTATTCAAGAAAACTTGATTAATCCATCGACGGTTATTCCAGATACGGAATTTACACAAACCTTCGAAGATGGTACGACTTGGTCCCCTACTAACTATGGTAACGTAGTCAGTGGTGGTGCTGAATCGGCTCGGGTTGCCCTCTATAAATCGGACAACTTGCCTGCTATTCGGGTCTACCAAGAAATGCAAAAACGCTCAGTTGATGTCATGGGCTATTTGGAAAAAATGGGCTTTAACCCAGCTGCCTCCTATACGCCAGAAGACATCAAGAACTTAGCCTTTGCCATTGGTGGGGTTTCAAGTGGTCCAACTGTCCTAGAAGAAACTCGGGCCTTCGCAACCTTTGCCAACAATGGTAACTACCATGACGGCTACTTCATCGACCGGATTGAAGATGCGGCTGGTAATGTCGTCTTCCAGCACCAAAGCAACCCTACCCAAGTCTTCAGTGAAGATTCCAACTACCTTATGATTGATATGCTACGTAATACCATGACAGAAGGTACTGGTCGGATTGCCAAGGGCTACATGACCATGGGTGGTGACTGGATTGCTAAGTCCGGGATTAGTGAGAACTCTAAGGACGTCTGGTTCATTGCCTCAACACCAAGTATCACCATTGGTTCTTGGATTGGCTATGACAGCCGTTTCCAAAACTATACCATCAATATCAACGACGGCTACGGTCGTGAAAGTGAACGGAGCCAACGTTATTGGGCTAATGTAGTCAATGAACTCTATGCTGCCCGTCCGGATATCTTTGGGGTAGACCGGAAATTCAGTCGTCCATCTAGTGTCCAAGAAACGGACGTCTTACAACAAACTGGTACTAAGCCAGGGACCATGCGTCTAGATAATGGCGGGACTATTTCCATCACCGGTCCAATCTACAAGGATCTCTTCAAGGTCAGCCATCCAGCTCCAGAATTGAACTACAAGTTCTTATTCGGTGCAACGGATGAAGAATTGGCTAACTTCTGGTCCACCTACCGTGCGCAACTAGAAGAACAACGACGCCAAGAAGATCAACGACGTCAACAAGAATCGTCAAGTTCTTCAAGCTCATCAAGTTCTTCTGCCGCTAACGAAACCCCGGGTAACGGTAACGAGACCCCAGGTGGTAACAATAACCAGAATAACAACCAAAACAATACACCAGGCCAACGCTAG
- a CDS encoding mannose/fructose/sorbose PTS transporter subunit IIA, with amino-acid sequence MVGIIIASHGEFADGIKQSGSMIFGEQANVESVTFMPSEGPDDLQRKLREAVDRIESEEILFLVDLWGGSPFNQANILFEEAPETRAIVAGLSLPMLIESYASRFSMDKAHDIAKAIIPTAKDGVKVRPEALQPEEAPAVAQAAPAAPQGAIPEGTVLGDGKIKFVLARIDTRLLHGQVATGWTKATQPNRIIVVSDTVAQDDLRKKLIEQAAPPGVRAHVVPLDKFVAVSKDPRFGETKALVLFENPQDALKVIKAGVEIPELNVGSMAHSVGKVLVTNVLSMDQGDVDTFKELRDLGVKFDVRKVPSDKPTDLFKSIQAKASEGLKV; translated from the coding sequence ATGGTTGGTATTATTATCGCAAGTCATGGTGAGTTTGCTGATGGTATCAAGCAATCCGGTTCAATGATTTTTGGTGAACAAGCCAACGTTGAATCCGTGACCTTTATGCCAAGTGAAGGTCCAGATGATTTGCAGCGTAAATTACGTGAAGCCGTAGACCGTATTGAGAGCGAAGAGATTCTGTTCTTGGTAGACTTATGGGGAGGTAGTCCCTTCAACCAAGCCAATATTCTCTTTGAAGAAGCGCCAGAGACACGTGCCATTGTAGCCGGTCTTAGCTTGCCTATGTTGATTGAATCATATGCAAGTCGCTTCTCTATGGACAAGGCTCACGATATCGCCAAAGCCATTATTCCAACGGCCAAAGACGGTGTCAAAGTTCGCCCTGAAGCTTTACAACCAGAAGAAGCGCCAGCAGTGGCTCAAGCAGCACCAGCTGCGCCACAAGGTGCGATTCCAGAAGGAACTGTCTTAGGAGACGGCAAAATCAAATTCGTCTTGGCTCGTATTGATACTCGGCTCTTACATGGCCAAGTTGCAACAGGTTGGACTAAAGCCACTCAACCTAACCGGATTATCGTGGTGTCCGATACTGTAGCCCAAGATGACTTACGTAAGAAGCTGATTGAGCAAGCAGCTCCCCCAGGTGTGCGTGCTCACGTAGTACCCCTTGACAAGTTTGTTGCAGTATCTAAAGACCCTCGCTTCGGTGAGACCAAGGCTTTGGTACTCTTCGAAAATCCTCAGGATGCGCTCAAGGTTATCAAGGCTGGAGTAGAGATTCCAGAGCTCAACGTAGGTTCTATGGCTCACTCTGTCGGTAAGGTATTAGTTACAAATGTCTTGTCTATGGATCAAGGCGATGTGGATACCTTCAAGGAGCTTCGTGATCTTGGCGTTAAGTTCGACGTCCGCAAGGTGCCAAGTGACAAGCCAACTGACTTGTTTAAGAGTATCCAAGCTAAGGCCAGTGAAGGCCTCAAAGTTTAA
- a CDS encoding PTS mannose/fructose/sorbose transporter subunit IIC, translating into MEFNILSILAVIVVAFLAGMEGILDQFQFHQPIIACSLVGLATGHLSECIMLGGALQLIAMGWANIGAAVAPDAALASVASAIIYVKTGTFTDEGQNLAIVAAITLGTVGLALTMVVRTLSVAIVHRADAAAEKGDFRGVEFWHMVALACQGLRIAIPATFLLFLPTETVQGALAALPDWFTKGMAIGGGFVVAVGYAMVINMMATPEVWPFFFLGFALAPLNQLTLIATGIIGVVLAVVYIRLSQNTGGSGSGGGQASSGDPLGDILNDY; encoded by the coding sequence ATGGAATTTAATATTCTATCAATTCTTGCTGTCATTGTGGTAGCGTTTCTAGCAGGGATGGAAGGGATTTTGGACCAGTTCCAATTCCATCAACCAATTATTGCTTGTTCTTTAGTAGGGCTTGCAACTGGTCATCTCAGCGAATGTATTATGTTAGGTGGGGCCTTGCAATTGATTGCGATGGGCTGGGCTAACATCGGGGCTGCGGTTGCGCCTGACGCGGCTTTAGCTTCTGTGGCTTCTGCCATCATTTATGTTAAAACTGGTACCTTCACAGATGAAGGTCAGAACTTGGCCATTGTAGCAGCGATTACCTTAGGGACTGTTGGTTTGGCTTTGACCATGGTGGTACGTACCTTATCAGTGGCCATCGTTCACCGTGCTGACGCTGCCGCTGAAAAGGGTGACTTCCGTGGCGTTGAATTCTGGCATATGGTAGCTCTTGCTTGCCAAGGCTTGCGTATTGCCATTCCAGCTACTTTCCTGCTCTTCTTGCCAACCGAAACCGTTCAAGGTGCCTTAGCAGCTTTACCTGATTGGTTTACCAAAGGGATGGCCATCGGCGGTGGCTTCGTCGTAGCGGTCGGTTATGCCATGGTTATTAACATGATGGCAACACCTGAAGTATGGCCATTCTTCTTCCTAGGCTTTGCCTTGGCTCCACTTAACCAATTGACCTTGATTGCAACCGGGATTATCGGGGTGGTCTTGGCGGTTGTTTATATCCGTCTCAGCCAAAACACTGGTGGCTCAGGTAGCGGTGGGGGACAAGCTAGCTCCGGCGATCCACTAGGCGATATTCTCAATGACTACTAA